A single region of the Acidithiobacillus acidisediminis genome encodes:
- the yajC gene encoding preprotein translocase subunit YajC, protein MNFSPIATAYAATADAGGGSDSMIFQFLPLIVIFAIFYFLLIRPQSKKAKAQRDMVAAIGKGDEVVSSGGLVGRVMQAGEEYLQIEIAENTVVKIQRSAVTMVLPKGTLKKL, encoded by the coding sequence ATGAACTTTTCGCCCATTGCTACTGCCTACGCAGCGACTGCTGACGCGGGGGGCGGTTCGGACAGCATGATTTTTCAATTCTTGCCGCTGATTGTTATTTTCGCCATCTTCTACTTCCTGCTCATCCGCCCGCAAAGTAAAAAGGCCAAGGCACAACGGGATATGGTTGCTGCGATTGGCAAGGGTGACGAAGTGGTCAGTTCAGGTGGGCTGGTGGGACGCGTCATGCAGGCAGGGGAAGAATATCTGCAGATAGAAATTGCCGAAAACACCGTCGTAAAGATTCAGCGCAGCGCCGTCACGATGGTCCTGCCCAAGGGGACCCTGAAAAAACTCTAA
- a CDS encoding GlsB/YeaQ/YmgE family stress response membrane protein: protein MLMNLIIFLIIGGIAGWLAGLLIRGRGFGLFGDIIVGVIGAFIGGFLLTAVGLAALFSAGILGSIIVAVIGAVVLLFVIKLIKKV from the coding sequence ATGCTCATGAATCTTATCATTTTTTTGATCATCGGTGGCATTGCCGGCTGGCTCGCTGGTTTATTGATTCGCGGACGAGGCTTTGGCCTCTTTGGGGACATCATTGTTGGTGTGATTGGCGCTTTCATTGGCGGCTTTTTGTTGACAGCAGTAGGCTTGGCCGCTCTCTTTAGCGCCGGAATTCTCGGATCTATCATTGTCGCCGTGATTGGTGCAGTCGTCTTGCTCTTTGTCATCAAGTTGATCAAGAAGGTCTGA
- the tgt gene encoding tRNA guanosine(34) transglycosylase Tgt translates to MSFFTLLARDGAARRGRLQFSRGTVETPAFMPVGTYGTVKAMTPEELRELGAEIILGNTFHLYLRPGLEVIEALGGLHGMMHWDGPILTDSGGFQVFSLGALRRLRELGVSFRAPNDGRKVFLGPEESMEIQARLGSDIAMAFDECTPHPADHATARASMELSMRWAARSRASYAGAGRLFGIVQGGMFPDLRSRSLAALEKLDFPGLAIGGLSVGEGKAEMFHVLDHLLPEMPQTKPRYLMGVGTPEDLVEGVWRGVDMFDCVMPTRNARNGWLFTRSGTLKLRNAEYARDIQPPDPECQCYTCRNYSRAYLRHLQQNREILGARLNTWHNLYYYQTIMREMRDAIAANRLAEFRVEFYRQRGVQCPAD, encoded by the coding sequence ATGAGCTTTTTTACCTTGCTGGCTCGAGATGGTGCCGCGCGGCGCGGGCGCCTGCAATTCTCCCGCGGCACGGTGGAGACGCCAGCGTTCATGCCGGTGGGAACCTACGGTACGGTCAAGGCGATGACTCCAGAGGAACTGCGTGAATTGGGCGCGGAGATCATCCTCGGAAATACCTTTCACCTGTATCTGCGTCCTGGCCTGGAGGTGATTGAGGCCCTCGGTGGACTGCATGGAATGATGCATTGGGATGGTCCTATCCTCACAGATTCCGGTGGCTTCCAGGTTTTTAGCTTGGGGGCGCTGCGTCGGTTACGGGAGCTGGGGGTGAGCTTCCGTGCCCCCAACGATGGGCGGAAGGTGTTTCTGGGGCCAGAAGAATCCATGGAAATACAAGCCCGACTAGGTTCGGACATCGCCATGGCCTTTGACGAGTGCACGCCGCATCCAGCCGACCACGCCACGGCCAGGGCGAGTATGGAACTCTCCATGCGCTGGGCGGCGCGCTCCCGTGCCAGCTATGCCGGTGCGGGACGTCTCTTCGGTATCGTACAGGGGGGGATGTTTCCAGATTTGCGCTCACGATCCCTGGCGGCTCTGGAGAAGCTGGATTTTCCCGGTCTCGCGATCGGTGGACTGTCGGTGGGGGAAGGCAAGGCAGAAATGTTTCACGTCCTCGATCATCTGCTGCCGGAAATGCCCCAGACCAAGCCACGCTATTTGATGGGGGTCGGCACGCCGGAAGACCTGGTTGAAGGGGTTTGGCGAGGGGTCGATATGTTCGATTGCGTGATGCCCACGCGCAATGCCCGCAATGGCTGGCTCTTCACGCGCTCGGGTACCCTCAAGTTGCGCAACGCGGAGTATGCGCGCGATATCCAGCCGCCAGATCCTGAGTGCCAGTGCTATACCTGCCGTAATTACAGCCGCGCCTACCTGCGCCATTTACAACAGAATCGCGAAATTCTCGGTGCGCGTTTGAATACTTGGCATAATTTGTATTACTATCAAACTATTATGAGAGAAATGCGGGACGCCATTGCGGCTAACCGTCTGGCGGAATTTCGCGTGGAATTTTATCGTCAGCGTGGTGTCCAATGCCCAGCGGATTAG
- the queA gene encoding tRNA preQ1(34) S-adenosylmethionine ribosyltransferase-isomerase QueA, whose product MRTSDFHYDLPSDLIAQEPLPERSAARLLLVDPQAQAWQDRQVRELPNLLRRGDLLVFNDTRVLPARLRARKESGGAVELLLDRILKDGRAIFFARASKPLRPGMRLSLPDGSFATVNDRREMQVWLERESTDWLVLLESYGEVPLPPYIQRQADDSDRERYQTVYAREPGAVAAPTAGLHFDQDMLDRFVQAGIHSCFVTLHVGAGTFLPVRADDIEEHQMHAEITRVSAEAVAAVAATKARGGRVIAVGTTACRALESAASDGTLRPFADETRLFLYPGKAFHVIDALFTNFHLPESTLMMLVSALAGRELILAAYRHAVEERYRFFSYGDAMLICSGALA is encoded by the coding sequence CTGCGTACGTCCGATTTCCATTACGATCTCCCCAGCGATTTGATCGCCCAGGAGCCTCTGCCAGAGCGCAGTGCCGCCCGTTTGCTGCTAGTCGATCCGCAGGCGCAGGCGTGGCAGGACAGGCAAGTGCGGGAGCTGCCGAATTTGTTGCGGCGGGGCGACTTGCTGGTCTTCAACGACACTCGAGTACTGCCCGCCCGCCTACGGGCACGCAAAGAAAGTGGTGGCGCGGTGGAGTTGCTCCTGGATCGCATTCTGAAGGACGGCAGGGCAATATTCTTTGCCCGCGCTTCCAAACCCCTACGCCCGGGAATGCGCTTGTCCTTGCCCGATGGCAGCTTTGCGACGGTGAATGATCGACGCGAGATGCAAGTCTGGTTAGAGCGAGAGTCCACAGATTGGCTTGTCCTGTTGGAAAGCTACGGCGAGGTACCGCTACCCCCCTATATTCAGCGCCAGGCGGATGACAGTGACCGCGAGCGCTATCAGACCGTGTACGCGCGGGAACCTGGCGCCGTTGCGGCACCTACGGCGGGACTGCATTTCGATCAGGACATGCTGGACCGCTTCGTACAAGCAGGTATCCATTCCTGCTTTGTTACGCTGCATGTCGGTGCTGGTACCTTTCTGCCAGTGCGTGCGGACGACATTGAAGAGCATCAGATGCATGCAGAAATCACCCGGGTGAGTGCGGAAGCGGTGGCGGCGGTAGCGGCGACGAAAGCGCGGGGAGGGCGGGTGATTGCCGTCGGGACTACTGCTTGTCGTGCCTTGGAAAGTGCCGCCAGCGATGGCACGCTGCGTCCCTTTGCGGACGAGACGCGACTGTTTTTGTACCCGGGCAAGGCGTTTCACGTCATCGACGCGCTATTTACCAATTTTCATCTTCCAGAATCGACTTTGATGATGCTGGTTTCCGCTCTGGCGGGACGCGAACTGATCCTAGCGGCCTATCGTCATGCGGTAGAAGAACGCTACCGCTTTTTCAGCTACGGTGATGCCATGCTGATTTGCTCGGGTGCATTGGCATGA
- a CDS encoding hemolysin family protein → MPESAALLVAFLLILINGFFVAAEFALVRLRSTQVRALVQEHAWRGRVLRRIHRHLDIYLSATQLGITLASLALGWIGEPAVARLLRPAFRAWGIQSATAQESTSFAVAFVLVAFATIILGELAPKSLAIRKAESVSLWTALPLYAFHWLLYPAIALLNGSTRVLLRLFGMRLNAEHGDAPHTRDELAMILALSQAQGTLGARTGDILERALDFHELSAGDLARPAADMICLMDQPDPAEIRRTLLRYRYTRYPLCAGDRQHVRGLVHVKDLLPLLWHADAAIDLHRIARPLPAVPRDLPAMELLAHFRSGQPHFALVVDELGTITGFVTLDHVLEALLGKIPDEFRHRHRDWQEQEDGSWIGSGSLSIYSLEQVLDRDIDEAGDADSIGGLLMQRLDRLPEQGERVGFRDFDVLVLQRDGPRIASLQVFPHPAADSDEWFT, encoded by the coding sequence ATGCCTGAGTCCGCAGCGCTACTTGTAGCGTTCCTCCTGATTCTGATCAATGGGTTTTTTGTGGCGGCAGAGTTTGCCTTGGTCCGCTTGCGCAGTACCCAAGTGCGCGCCCTCGTCCAAGAACATGCTTGGCGTGGGCGAGTATTGCGGCGTATCCACCGCCATCTCGATATCTACCTCTCCGCGACGCAATTGGGCATTACCCTTGCCTCGCTTGCCTTGGGCTGGATTGGTGAGCCAGCAGTAGCCAGACTTCTGCGCCCAGCCTTCCGCGCCTGGGGCATCCAGTCCGCTACAGCGCAAGAGTCCACGTCTTTTGCCGTCGCCTTTGTCCTCGTGGCCTTTGCGACGATCATCCTGGGTGAGCTGGCGCCAAAGTCTTTGGCGATTCGCAAGGCGGAGTCTGTCTCTCTGTGGACTGCACTGCCGCTCTATGCCTTTCATTGGCTGCTCTATCCCGCCATCGCGCTGCTCAATGGCAGCACCCGGGTGTTGCTGAGATTGTTCGGTATGCGGCTGAACGCCGAACACGGGGATGCCCCGCATACGCGTGATGAATTGGCCATGATCCTGGCTCTCAGTCAGGCGCAAGGCACCCTGGGCGCGCGTACGGGAGACATTCTGGAACGGGCACTCGACTTTCATGAGCTGAGCGCGGGGGACTTGGCGCGCCCCGCAGCCGACATGATCTGTTTGATGGACCAGCCCGACCCGGCAGAAATCCGCCGTACCCTGTTGCGCTATCGCTATACCCGCTATCCTCTCTGCGCTGGCGATCGCCAGCACGTGCGTGGTCTGGTGCATGTCAAGGATCTACTGCCGCTGCTCTGGCACGCCGACGCGGCTATTGATCTGCACCGTATTGCCCGTCCCTTGCCGGCAGTGCCGCGTGATCTGCCAGCGATGGAGCTACTGGCCCATTTCCGCTCCGGGCAACCGCATTTTGCGCTGGTGGTCGACGAACTGGGCACCATCACTGGTTTTGTTACCCTGGACCATGTGTTGGAGGCGTTACTGGGGAAAATCCCGGATGAGTTTCGCCATCGCCATCGGGATTGGCAGGAACAGGAAGATGGTTCCTGGATCGGGTCCGGAAGCCTCTCGATTTATTCTCTGGAGCAGGTTTTGGATCGCGACATCGATGAGGCCGGTGACGCCGATAGCATTGGCGGCCTCCTGATGCAGCGCCTGGATCGCCTGCCCGAGCAGGGGGAACGGGTTGGGTTTCGCGATTTTGATGTGCTGGTTTTACAGCGTGATGGGCCGCGTATTGCCTCTTTGCAGGTTTTCCCGCATCCTGCCGCCGATTCTGATGAGTGGTTTACCTGA
- a CDS encoding CBS domain-containing protein — protein sequence MTRFRPLQIHHLHVDSRLTYFDNGLPVHVSVNDSALKVMTDLRRVPAVTVHPDLTVDAALQRMVHAGVRMLFVVDAMGDLVGMVTARDLMGEKPVRIAAREQVQRDQVQIGDIMVRRGQIEVLDFAEVQRSSVGDLVQTMKQMGRQHALVEEKDQQPCVRGVFSLSQIARQLGVQIETGGAVQSFSELEQLLVDHES from the coding sequence ATGACCAGATTTCGACCTTTGCAAATTCATCACTTACACGTCGATTCGCGCTTGACGTACTTTGATAATGGCCTGCCGGTTCATGTTTCCGTCAATGATAGCGCTCTCAAGGTAATGACCGATCTACGCCGCGTACCGGCGGTAACCGTCCACCCCGATTTGACGGTTGATGCCGCACTGCAGCGTATGGTACACGCTGGCGTGCGCATGCTCTTCGTGGTCGACGCCATGGGTGATCTGGTGGGAATGGTCACTGCCCGCGATCTGATGGGGGAAAAGCCCGTGCGAATTGCCGCTCGCGAGCAAGTGCAACGCGATCAAGTGCAGATTGGCGACATCATGGTCCGGCGTGGACAGATCGAGGTGCTCGACTTTGCCGAAGTACAGCGATCCTCGGTGGGGGATCTCGTCCAGACCATGAAGCAAATGGGTCGTCAGCACGCCCTGGTCGAAGAAAAGGATCAGCAGCCCTGTGTGCGCGGCGTGTTTTCCTTGAGCCAAATCGCCCGCCAGCTCGGAGTGCAGATCGAAACGGGCGGCGCCGTACAGAGTTTTAGTGAACTGGAGCAATTGCTCGTCGATCATGAAAGCTGA
- a CDS encoding O-succinylhomoserine sulfhydrylase, protein MKDEDWLTRLHPETLAIRAGIHRTAEQEHSEAIFPTSSFVFASAEEAAERFAGREPGNIYARFTNPTTRILEERLAALEGAEDCIATASGMAACLTAFMGTLQAGDHIVASRSLFGTTVQLLQKVLARFAVETSFVPLTDLAAWEAAIRPNTRILFLETPSNPMTELGDLEALAKLAHAHNALLVVDNCFCTPILQQPIRWGADLVLHSNTKYIDGQGRTLGGAVCGRRELMDGPRGFLRTAGPSLSPFNAWIQLKGLETLALRMERHCANAAALATWLQDLPEVEAVYYPGLPTHPQALLVRKQQRLPGGILSFVLRGGQTAAWALMDRLQIFSRTANLGDAKSTITHPASTTHSRVSAEERAAAGIQDGLLRLSVGLEHVDDLREDLQRGLAGLPR, encoded by the coding sequence ATGAAAGATGAGGATTGGTTGACCCGACTACACCCAGAGACCCTGGCGATTCGGGCCGGGATCCATCGTACGGCGGAGCAGGAACATTCCGAGGCCATCTTCCCCACCTCAAGTTTTGTCTTTGCCTCCGCGGAGGAGGCTGCAGAACGTTTTGCTGGCCGTGAGCCAGGGAACATCTATGCCCGTTTCACCAATCCCACCACCCGCATTCTCGAGGAGCGTCTGGCGGCTCTGGAAGGTGCGGAGGACTGCATTGCCACGGCCTCCGGCATGGCGGCCTGCCTCACTGCCTTCATGGGCACATTGCAGGCGGGGGATCATATCGTTGCTTCTCGTTCCCTGTTTGGCACCACGGTGCAGTTGCTGCAGAAAGTTCTGGCCCGTTTTGCGGTCGAGACCAGTTTTGTTCCCCTCACGGATCTGGCGGCTTGGGAGGCTGCGATCCGCCCGAACACGCGCATATTATTTCTGGAGACACCTTCCAATCCGATGACCGAGCTGGGCGATCTGGAGGCACTGGCCAAATTGGCGCATGCCCACAATGCGCTGCTGGTAGTCGACAACTGCTTCTGTACTCCGATCTTGCAGCAGCCGATTCGTTGGGGTGCGGATCTCGTCCTGCACTCCAACACCAAATACATCGATGGCCAGGGTCGAACCTTGGGCGGCGCGGTCTGTGGTCGACGCGAACTTATGGACGGGCCGCGCGGCTTCCTCCGCACCGCGGGCCCGAGTCTCAGTCCCTTCAATGCCTGGATTCAGCTGAAAGGCCTGGAAACCCTTGCCCTGCGCATGGAGCGCCACTGCGCCAATGCAGCAGCATTGGCTACCTGGCTACAAGATCTGCCCGAGGTGGAGGCGGTCTACTATCCCGGCCTTCCGACCCATCCCCAAGCGCTGCTGGTGCGCAAGCAACAGCGCCTGCCCGGCGGAATTCTGTCCTTTGTGCTGCGCGGTGGGCAGACGGCAGCTTGGGCGTTGATGGATCGTCTGCAGATTTTTTCCCGGACGGCGAACCTCGGCGACGCCAAAAGCACGATCACCCACCCGGCGAGTACCACCCATAGTCGGGTCAGTGCTGAGGAGCGTGCTGCCGCAGGGATCCAGGATGGCCTATTGCGTTTGAGTGTTGGCCTGGAGCATGTCGACGATCTGCGGGAGGACCTACAGCGCGGACTGGCTGGCTTACCGCGCTGA
- the purF gene encoding amidophosphoribosyltransferase, translated as MEKPLAQTTVLEDDHFHDECGVVGIFGHPEAANLAYLGLYALQHRGQESAGIVAAAEGRLHSHRGMGRVADVFGSKELGKLPGTQAIGHVRYSTAGGSVLQNTQPVFINYRHGFFAVGHNGNLVNALELRQRLERDGAIFHTDMDTEVIVHLLARVSGTDAGERLAAALEQVSGAYSLVCLTETRLIGVRDPMGFRPLVLGRLIDSGGFVLASETCALDLMGAEFVRDVAPGEMVIISDTGIESRQALPEKPRRMCIFEYLYFARPDSVLDGIHVYSARKRIGKVLARLHPRDADMVVPVPDSGVAAAMGYAEASGLPFELGLIRNHYVGRTFIQPAQRGRDFGVRVKLNAQPEILKGKRVILVDDSIVRGTTSAKIVHLVRAAGAREIHFLSSSPPTTGPCYYGIDTPDRAQLIAAQHSIEEICKMIGADSLGYLSIDALYEAVGSRELGFCDACFSDNYPIPVARPGVGHQLHLLKEL; from the coding sequence GTGGAAAAACCGTTGGCCCAGACCACAGTGCTTGAGGATGATCACTTCCATGACGAATGTGGCGTGGTGGGAATATTTGGTCATCCCGAGGCCGCTAATCTTGCTTATTTGGGTCTCTATGCCTTGCAGCATCGTGGGCAAGAATCGGCAGGAATCGTTGCGGCGGCAGAGGGCAGATTGCACAGCCATCGCGGCATGGGCAGAGTGGCGGATGTCTTTGGCAGTAAAGAATTAGGCAAGTTACCGGGCACGCAGGCGATCGGACACGTCCGCTATTCTACTGCTGGTGGCTCCGTGTTGCAGAATACTCAACCGGTGTTCATTAATTACCGACATGGTTTCTTCGCCGTGGGCCACAATGGCAATCTCGTCAATGCGCTGGAACTGCGCCAGCGCCTGGAGCGGGATGGTGCCATCTTCCATACGGACATGGATACGGAAGTTATTGTGCATCTGCTCGCCCGGGTGTCGGGCACCGATGCCGGAGAACGCTTGGCGGCTGCGCTGGAACAGGTGTCAGGCGCCTATTCCCTGGTTTGCCTAACGGAAACCCGCTTGATTGGCGTACGTGATCCGATGGGCTTTCGCCCGTTGGTGCTTGGGCGCCTGATTGACTCTGGCGGCTTTGTCCTCGCCTCCGAGACCTGCGCTCTGGATCTCATGGGAGCGGAGTTCGTTCGCGACGTCGCGCCAGGCGAAATGGTCATCATTTCTGACACTGGTATCGAGAGTCGTCAGGCATTGCCGGAAAAACCACGGCGCATGTGTATCTTTGAGTACCTATATTTTGCGCGTCCTGACAGCGTTCTCGATGGCATCCATGTCTATTCGGCGCGCAAACGGATTGGCAAGGTGTTGGCGCGATTGCATCCCCGCGACGCCGACATGGTCGTGCCAGTCCCGGATTCCGGCGTGGCGGCGGCTATGGGTTATGCCGAGGCCTCGGGTCTGCCCTTTGAGCTCGGTCTGATCCGCAACCATTATGTCGGCCGTACCTTCATTCAGCCGGCACAGCGCGGGCGGGACTTTGGCGTACGGGTCAAACTCAACGCCCAGCCGGAGATCCTTAAGGGTAAGCGGGTGATTTTGGTGGACGACTCGATCGTGCGGGGTACGACCAGTGCCAAGATCGTGCATTTGGTGCGGGCTGCAGGGGCGCGGGAGATTCATTTTCTATCGAGTTCGCCGCCCACTACCGGGCCTTGCTACTACGGGATCGATACCCCGGACCGAGCACAGCTCATTGCCGCGCAGCATAGCATCGAAGAGATTTGCAAGATGATCGGGGCGGACAGCCTGGGCTATCTGAGTATCGACGCCCTCTATGAGGCCGTAGGGAGCCGCGAACTGGGATTCTGTGATGCCTGTTTCAGTGACAATTACCCCATTCCCGTGGCAAGGCCGGGGGTGGGGCACCAACTGCATCTCTTGAAGGAGCTCTGA
- a CDS encoding CvpA family protein, translating to MSWLNVAVLAVFLLSALWGVARGMIREFFGVVGWVGGVYVAWRWGQSFLAPYLDGHLPAEWVLPVADFSLFFLILASATVLSFVLRGMLYRVGFGIPDRVVGGVFGLLRAAAIVALVILLAQSFQLNHAGWWRQSWLGQTRIEALAQTVTAPAVSYWEYQTRGKTVGPDHSA from the coding sequence ATGAGTTGGTTGAACGTCGCCGTACTCGCAGTCTTTCTCCTGAGCGCTCTATGGGGTGTGGCGCGCGGGATGATTCGCGAGTTTTTTGGTGTCGTTGGCTGGGTGGGGGGGGTCTACGTTGCCTGGCGTTGGGGACAGAGTTTTCTGGCGCCGTATCTCGACGGCCACCTACCGGCGGAATGGGTGCTTCCCGTGGCCGATTTCAGTCTGTTTTTTCTCATCCTTGCCAGTGCCACGGTGTTGTCCTTTGTGCTGCGCGGGATGTTGTACCGGGTTGGATTCGGAATTCCAGATCGGGTGGTCGGCGGCGTTTTTGGTTTGCTGCGCGCTGCCGCAATCGTCGCACTTGTGATACTTTTGGCGCAGAGTTTTCAGTTGAATCACGCAGGCTGGTGGCGACAGTCTTGGCTCGGTCAGACCCGTATCGAGGCTCTGGCGCAGACCGTTACCGCACCAGCTGTGTCTTATTGGGAGTACCAAACCCGTGGAAAAACCGTTGGCCCAGACCACAGTGCTTGA
- a CDS encoding bifunctional folylpolyglutamate synthase/dihydrofolate synthase yields the protein MISELEAADAESLLLHLAGPAQRIELGLARVRAAMTRLDIPAELPFPVITVAGTNGKGSVVAYLEALFQQAGHHSAAYTSPHIWAFAERLRFDGNPFSDTAWMEKLRLLGPVAEEIPLTYFEASTLAALMLCLEAQPDIAILEVGLGGRLDAVNAVDSTIAIISSIDLDHQALLGPDREHIGAEKAGIIRRQRPVFYGDRAAPCQSVLAAAEQLEAPLFLLGRDFDLEPDGNWRGNGNAFPAPVPVISSAAQRNNLALALAALHCLRERFPLAWPAPTQWTFLPWLPGRGQRLRPWGVQGPELIVDVAHNPQATRALAARVAHEDGRVVACWGMMADKDLAASVGPLRERISAWWLLAMPDNPRAAPPATLKKVLPADQVSGEIAIHDLPMQLDRLAAELGSDDLLLCFGSFHVLAALPPSWFRDTA from the coding sequence ATGATTTCCGAGCTCGAAGCGGCCGACGCGGAATCTCTGCTGCTTCACTTGGCTGGACCTGCGCAGCGTATCGAGCTGGGTTTGGCGAGGGTGCGGGCCGCAATGACGCGCCTCGATATTCCAGCGGAATTGCCGTTTCCGGTCATTACCGTAGCGGGGACCAACGGCAAGGGCTCCGTCGTTGCCTATCTGGAAGCGCTGTTCCAACAGGCCGGCCACCATTCTGCTGCCTATACCAGTCCGCATATCTGGGCCTTCGCTGAACGGTTACGCTTTGATGGCAACCCGTTCAGCGATACGGCATGGATGGAGAAACTGCGTCTCCTCGGGCCAGTTGCAGAAGAGATCCCCCTGACCTATTTTGAGGCAAGCACTCTTGCTGCACTGATGTTGTGTCTGGAAGCACAACCAGACATCGCCATTCTCGAGGTGGGGTTGGGTGGGCGGCTGGATGCCGTGAATGCCGTGGATTCCACCATCGCCATCATCAGTTCTATCGATTTGGATCATCAAGCACTTCTCGGTCCAGATCGAGAACATATCGGTGCAGAAAAAGCAGGCATCATCCGTCGTCAGCGGCCGGTATTCTATGGCGATCGCGCTGCGCCTTGCCAGAGCGTTCTTGCGGCCGCCGAACAACTCGAGGCACCTTTGTTTCTGCTCGGGCGCGATTTCGATCTAGAGCCCGATGGCAATTGGCGAGGCAATGGCAACGCCTTCCCAGCGCCAGTCCCTGTCATCAGCAGCGCGGCACAGCGCAACAATCTTGCCCTGGCGTTGGCGGCGCTCCATTGCCTGCGCGAACGATTTCCGCTGGCTTGGCCTGCGCCTACACAATGGACTTTTTTGCCCTGGCTACCTGGGCGAGGGCAGCGACTGCGCCCCTGGGGAGTACAAGGACCCGAGCTGATAGTCGATGTGGCGCACAATCCGCAAGCGACACGTGCCTTGGCTGCGCGCGTTGCTCACGAAGATGGGCGCGTCGTGGCCTGCTGGGGCATGATGGCGGACAAGGATCTCGCCGCCAGTGTGGGTCCCTTGCGCGAGCGGATCAGTGCTTGGTGGCTGCTGGCTATGCCGGATAATCCCCGTGCCGCTCCCCCCGCCACCCTCAAAAAAGTTCTGCCCGCGGATCAGGTCAGTGGTGAGATTGCGATACACGATTTGCCCATGCAACTGGATCGCTTGGCTGCGGAATTAGGCAGCGATGATCTACTGCTGTGCTTTGGTTCCTTTCATGTGCTTGCGGCTTTGCCACCGAGCTGGTTCCGAGACACAGCATGA
- the accD gene encoding acetyl-CoA carboxylase, carboxyltransferase subunit beta: MNWFSRVLPPKINKKVAEAEPAENKRSVPEGLWSKCPTCQVVLYRTELEENLQVCPHCGHHHRLTVRQRLDYFLDPEPRLELGADLLPVDPLRFKDQKRYKERIQEAQSKSGEKDALVAMRGLLQGQPVVAAAFAFEFMGGSMGSVVGARFVKAAETALVERCPLVCFSASGGARMQEGLLSLLQMAKTAAAIERLAKARVPYISVLTDPTMGGVSASLATLGDILIAEPNALIGFAGPRVIEQTIREKLPEGFQRSEYLLEHGAIDQIVDRRQLRSRIACQIGILMQAERAS; this comes from the coding sequence ATGAATTGGTTCAGCCGGGTTTTGCCGCCCAAGATCAATAAGAAAGTTGCCGAAGCGGAACCGGCGGAGAATAAGCGCTCGGTGCCAGAGGGATTGTGGTCCAAATGTCCTACCTGCCAGGTCGTGCTGTACCGCACCGAGTTGGAGGAAAATCTGCAGGTCTGCCCGCATTGTGGCCATCATCACCGCCTGACGGTGCGGCAACGCCTTGACTACTTCCTAGATCCCGAACCACGTTTGGAGCTTGGCGCGGATTTACTCCCCGTAGACCCGCTGCGCTTCAAGGATCAGAAACGCTATAAGGAGCGAATTCAAGAGGCGCAGAGTAAATCCGGCGAGAAAGATGCCCTGGTAGCCATGCGTGGCCTGCTGCAGGGGCAGCCGGTGGTCGCCGCCGCTTTTGCCTTTGAGTTCATGGGCGGTAGTATGGGCTCCGTGGTAGGGGCGCGCTTTGTGAAGGCCGCAGAGACCGCCCTGGTCGAGCGCTGCCCCTTGGTCTGTTTCAGCGCCAGCGGTGGCGCACGTATGCAGGAGGGTTTGCTTTCGCTCTTGCAGATGGCAAAGACCGCAGCCGCAATCGAGCGCCTAGCCAAGGCGCGGGTTCCCTATATTTCGGTGCTGACCGACCCGACCATGGGGGGTGTCTCCGCCAGCCTGGCCACCCTCGGCGACATTCTGATTGCCGAGCCCAATGCCCTGATTGGCTTTGCCGGGCCGCGGGTGATCGAGCAAACCATTCGCGAAAAACTCCCGGAGGGATTTCAGCGTTCGGAATATCTGCTTGAACATGGTGCTATTGACCAGATTGTGGATCGCCGCCAGCTCCGTTCCCGCATCGCTTGCCAAATCGGTATCCTGATGCAGGCTGAGCGCGCCAGCTGA